The following proteins come from a genomic window of Streptomyces sp. Sge12:
- a CDS encoding nucleotide sugar dehydrogenase — MRVVVVGQGYVGLPLAIRAAEVGHQVIGYDVDTRRVKSLAAGESYVEDVSSERLARALARGTYRPSELARDCGGFDVAVVTVPTPLQDGAPDLRYIEESAHTLARFLRPGATVILESTTYPGTTEELFAPILEDGSGLTAGADFHLGYSPERIDPGNTVWGFQQTPKVVSGVDARSLKAVEAFYGELVDTTVPVRSPKEAELAKLLENTFRHVNIALVNEIAMFARHLDIDVWQAIEAASSKPFGFMKFTPGPGVGGHCLPIDPSYLNWRVQRELGQNFRFVELANDINNHMPEYVTRRVIDALNAKRRSVNGSKILLLGLAYKKNTGDARESPAVRIAQLLLDMGAKVRAADPHVVESIKVDARLVRVEPTRKELAAADVVVLLTDHDSFDYQSVTEHASFVLDCRNRVSGPTVEVL; from the coding sequence ATGCGCGTCGTCGTCGTCGGACAGGGTTACGTCGGACTGCCGCTGGCCATCCGGGCCGCCGAGGTCGGACACCAGGTGATCGGTTACGACGTGGACACCCGGCGGGTCAAGAGCCTCGCCGCAGGTGAGTCGTACGTGGAGGACGTCTCCTCCGAACGGCTGGCCCGCGCACTGGCGCGCGGCACCTACCGCCCCAGCGAACTGGCCCGGGACTGCGGCGGCTTCGACGTCGCCGTCGTCACCGTGCCGACCCCCTTACAGGACGGCGCCCCCGACCTGCGCTACATCGAGGAGTCGGCGCACACACTGGCCCGCTTCCTGCGCCCCGGTGCCACCGTCATCCTGGAGTCCACCACCTACCCGGGCACCACCGAGGAGCTGTTCGCGCCGATCCTGGAGGACGGCTCCGGGCTCACCGCGGGCGCCGACTTCCACCTCGGCTACAGCCCCGAGCGGATCGACCCCGGCAACACCGTCTGGGGCTTCCAGCAGACCCCCAAGGTGGTGTCCGGCGTCGACGCCCGCTCCCTGAAGGCCGTCGAGGCCTTCTACGGGGAACTCGTCGACACCACCGTGCCGGTGCGCTCCCCCAAGGAGGCCGAACTGGCAAAACTGCTGGAGAACACCTTCCGGCACGTGAACATCGCCCTCGTCAACGAGATCGCCATGTTCGCCCGGCACCTGGACATCGACGTCTGGCAGGCCATCGAAGCGGCCTCCAGCAAGCCCTTCGGCTTCATGAAGTTCACCCCCGGCCCGGGCGTCGGCGGCCACTGCCTGCCCATCGACCCCTCGTACCTCAACTGGCGGGTGCAGCGCGAGCTCGGCCAGAACTTCCGCTTCGTCGAACTCGCCAACGACATCAACAACCACATGCCCGAGTACGTGACGCGGCGCGTGATCGACGCGCTCAACGCCAAGCGCCGCTCGGTCAACGGCTCCAAGATCCTGCTGCTGGGCCTCGCCTACAAGAAGAACACCGGCGACGCCCGGGAGTCGCCCGCCGTCCGCATCGCCCAGCTGCTCCTCGACATGGGCGCCAAGGTCCGCGCGGCCGACCCCCACGTGGTGGAGAGCATCAAGGTCGACGCCCGCCTCGTACGGGTCGAGCCGACCCGCAAGGAACTGGCGGCCGCCGACGTGGTGGTCCTGCTCACCGACCACGACTCCTTCGACTACCAGTCGGTCACCGAGCACGCCTCCTTCGTCCTCGACTGCCGCAACCGGGTCTCCGGACCCACCGTGGAGGTGCTCTGA
- a CDS encoding WecB/TagA/CpsF family glycosyltransferase produces the protein MTRRQTLFGVPLDPLTMDETVQRCLDAVRRGEQIEIGMVNAAKLVNMRRDPLLAEAVAGCDLVLADGQAVVWAGRVLGVKLPERVAGIDLFMRLLAAAEVADIPVYLLGAQEDVLEMMLGQISERFPKLRVAGSRNGYFGDGDQEAIADAIADSRARLLFLGMTSPKKEIFTAGYGKRTGAHVVHGVGGSFDILAGITKRAPLVWQRMGLEWFYRTLQEPRRLGKRYLTTNAAFLVMTVRELIHRTPSAPSANRSY, from the coding sequence ATGACTCGACGACAGACCCTCTTCGGGGTCCCGCTCGACCCCCTGACCATGGACGAGACCGTGCAGCGCTGCCTGGACGCGGTGCGGCGCGGAGAACAGATCGAGATCGGCATGGTCAACGCGGCCAAGCTGGTCAACATGCGGCGCGACCCCCTCCTCGCCGAGGCGGTCGCCGGCTGCGACCTGGTCCTCGCCGACGGCCAGGCCGTCGTCTGGGCCGGCCGGGTGCTGGGCGTGAAACTCCCCGAACGGGTCGCCGGAATCGACCTGTTCATGCGGCTGCTGGCCGCCGCGGAGGTCGCGGACATCCCCGTCTACCTGCTCGGCGCCCAGGAGGACGTCCTGGAGATGATGCTCGGGCAGATCTCCGAGCGCTTCCCGAAACTGCGCGTGGCCGGCAGCCGCAACGGCTACTTCGGCGACGGCGACCAGGAGGCCATCGCCGACGCCATCGCCGACAGCCGGGCGCGGCTGCTGTTCCTCGGCATGACCTCGCCCAAGAAGGAGATCTTCACCGCCGGCTACGGCAAGCGCACCGGCGCCCACGTGGTCCACGGCGTCGGCGGCTCCTTCGACATCCTCGCCGGCATCACCAAGCGGGCCCCCCTGGTCTGGCAGCGGATGGGCCTCGAATGGTTCTACCGCACCCTCCAGGAGCCGCGCCGACTCGGCAAGCGCTACCTCACCACCAACGCCGCCTTCCTCGTCATGACGGTCCGGGAACTCATCCACCGCACACCGTCCGCCCCTTCCGCGAACAGGAGTTACTGA
- a CDS encoding acyltransferase, with protein MSVRIQPSSQVDESAELGEGTTIWDLAQIREEARLGRGCIVGRGAYVGPGVRIGDHVKLQNYALVYEPAELGDGVFIGPAAVLTNDFYPRAVDPEGRIKRDGDWEAAGVVVAEGASLGARSVCVAGVHIGRWALVAAGAVVSRDVPDFALVAGVPARRIGWVGRAGVKLVEREGEPGTWECPRTGALHDEKDGTLIERT; from the coding sequence GTGAGTGTCCGTATCCAGCCCTCTTCCCAGGTCGACGAGAGCGCCGAACTCGGTGAGGGGACCACGATCTGGGATCTGGCGCAGATCCGCGAGGAGGCCCGGCTCGGCCGCGGCTGCATCGTGGGGCGCGGGGCGTACGTAGGGCCGGGCGTGCGGATCGGCGACCACGTGAAGCTGCAGAACTACGCGCTCGTCTACGAGCCCGCGGAACTGGGCGACGGCGTGTTCATAGGCCCCGCGGCCGTGCTCACCAACGACTTCTACCCGCGTGCGGTCGACCCCGAGGGCCGGATCAAGCGCGACGGCGACTGGGAGGCTGCCGGAGTGGTCGTGGCCGAAGGGGCCTCGCTGGGGGCCCGTTCGGTGTGCGTGGCCGGGGTGCACATCGGCCGCTGGGCGCTCGTCGCGGCCGGCGCCGTGGTGTCCAGGGACGTGCCGGACTTCGCGCTCGTCGCGGGCGTACCGGCCCGGCGCATCGGCTGGGTGGGGCGGGCCGGGGTCAAGCTGGTGGAGCGCGAGGGTGAGCCGGGCACGTGGGAGTGCCCGCGCACCGGAGCGCTGCACGACGAGAAGGACGGGACGCTCATCGAGCGAACCTGA